From the Labeo rohita strain BAU-BD-2019 chromosome 21, IGBB_LRoh.1.0, whole genome shotgun sequence genome, the window agtcaggaatcttggtgtgattctgaGGTTAGACCTTAGTTTAGTTGTCATGTGTCAAAGCAATAACAAAATATCATCACATAAACATtgcaaatattaaatgttttgtttccagtcaagacttgtTTCCTGTAATGGACTCCTGACTGgtctaatataaataaaaaaaaatattagaatgctGCTGCCAAGATTCTGACTTGAACCaaaaaatctgagcatatcacaccagtcctcggGTCCTTACACTGGATTCCACTTGAATCTAATTAGGTCCTAACTCAAAACACATCTGTTTGTCTTTCATTTactgaatacatttaaatttgactGATTGAACTGTATTTCATTTATGTATCCTCTTTCTTATcctattcttaattttttttaattaattttacattttttttaatataattgttattctctatttatattttgtatgcatctgttgtttttaattgtttatattaattcttttttatgaaaaacacttgaatgtgcctttgtgtttgaaatgtgcatataaataaacttgccttgtcTTGCCTTGAAAAACATAATATGGTGCAGAGTGAGGAAATGACCATGTGAAAAGCAAAGTGTTGCAAAAGCATGTGAACAAGTCAGACTTCATCTGACCAACATGATTCAACAATTATACCAAAGCAAATggaaaatggaaatggaaatttACTACTTCACAACATCATCCTGTGCCGTTAAAAACCTTGAGATGGAGACATTCCTTTTTGAAGACAACATGGCACAATATTTATGATTAAACACCAacagaaaaattatatacatttaaattaaactcTCTTGATGCCACACAGTAATGCTTCCTACTTCTTGGTTTGACGTCTGTATGTTCACACCAAACCACATCCTGCTACTTCAGACTGTAGAATGAACATGGTTTAATTTTCCTAACATTTGTCTTGACATCAGGTGGATGGAGTGTTCATTTTgctctttctgtttctttttttttattatttaactaatattaatttattaatagcTTTATCTGACTTTTTATAagaatttttttcacattcaaCATGGCACAAAGACAGAAGAGAGGTAAAACTTTCAGTTTGACTTGTTGACTTTGTGCATTGATGTATTTTTTGACAAgataaaatgattacattttatttagactTTTGAGTTTCTGAAATCTATTTATTGGATATCAGTCTATTGAGGCACTGAACATTACATTGTTCagattttagattatttttactgttatcTGGTCTTATTCTCTTTGTAACAGATGGAACATTTTCATATGCAGCAAAACAATCCACAGACTCTATTACAAGGTTTAGATTTGTGGTGTTTGGAAGCGATGAAGTTCTGATAAATGAAGCTTGTGATATTATTCTTAGGTCAGCAGATAGAATGAATAGCACTAAACATGGGACATGTGAGTTTAGAGAGGCGTGTGTAAGCGGACGCCATGTCTCTGTAGTAAAATCTCCTGCTTATCAGCTGGAACACTTGAAAATGTACCTGTCATTCAGCAGAAACAGGTCTATTAAAAGAGACATGGAGCTTTGTTACTCACTGGTCTTTCCTGGACCTCATGCATTTCTGTTAGTGCTTGGAGATGTCCGTAACTCTGGAAAagaacattacattttacaagttCTCAGTGACGTGTTTGGCCAGGAGGCATTAGACTACAGTATGGTGTTATTTATGCATGAATACAGGGACAGTGATATAAGCAGGAACGTGTGTGTGAGAAAGTGCAGAAAAAGGttccacattttaaaaaacaatgaggAAAATGTCCTAAAGTTATTCCATGACACTACTGAGACGATGATAAAACAGAGAAAGGGGAGCTTTTTTACAAAGCATTTTGACTTGCTAGACAAAACTGAAGCTTATTTTAAGGTAGAATTTGATGCTAAATATGAGGAGAGGGAGAGTACACTAAAAGGAAATTTGGAAGAAATGAAAACATCAGAGGAAAATCTAagaacaaaaatgacagaaatggaAAAAAGGAATTCTGAAAACACTAGAGAATTACAAGATCTGCATAAAGAACTGGATGCTCATAAAACCAGAGAAATTCAGTTAAGGATGGAATTAGATGCTTCCATAAGCAGAGAGAATCGTTTAAGTCAACAGATTGatgctttaaaaaagaaaaaatatgaattgAAGGAGGAGCTGTATGCTCTCAGGTATTATAAAAGACAGTTAAATGAAGAACTGACTGCTTTcaatgaaagagaaagagaagaattCCTGCTCACAAAAATACAGTTACAGAGGAACAGACTTCAGGAGCAAAAAGAAGTAGGCTTGCAGGCTTCCGCGCAAAAGGTGCATGACAGACAAAAACCTTTGGATAGAAGAGAGGTGGAGTTGGACGAAAGTGAAAGAAAACTGCTGCAGACCACTGGATCACAACACGGCGATCACATCTCCACAGCTGGTCCTCTCTCTCGTGGTGAGTTTTTCACCAAAGCGATGGCCGCTTTCGAAACACTTCATTGTAACACAGCTTTCAAACCTTTGCtaatcttttgttttgtttggatgTTGTATAAACATCATACTGTATATAATGGTTTTAACCTTAACTGACCTCTGTTCAGTTTTATAATGCTATTAAAAGTTAATGAATTATAATggacatttatttatactgaTACAATAAAATTCATCTTCAGTGCTGCATCTAATGATGTTGTGCCATTTAAAACTCTGCaaatttttagcaaatgttGTCCTTATGAAGTGGCCATCTTTCTTTATAATAAATGGtcttcacttttattttttttcaatttaatgaaATTTAGGGATTTTGTGGTTAAAGTGTCCAATTATTCGGTTctcataaaataagtttttggtTTTGAATACAAAATACTTTTCCATCATAGTGTCTGAAGACAAACTCAAACCTCAAGAAGACACTGGATCACTTGAGTTTGAAGGATTAAAACTTGTGagacaaaacaacaagaaaTCAGATCCACTTGATAGTAAGAACTCCTTTGTGTATTCGTAGAAAACTATGCAAATCAAATGGCTAATGATTAGAGATGATCAtatgattaaaattaataaaaacaaagaacatacactaccgttcataagtttggggtcagtacatttttattgtttttgttttttttttaagaaattaatacttttattcaccaaggatgtattaagttaataattaaaagtttattaaaagttaataataaataatttacattgttataaaatatttatattttgaataaacactgtactttttaaacttgttattcatgaaagaatcctgggaaaaaaaaatcacaggttccaaaaaatatttggcagcacaactgttgatattatccaacactgatcattctaataataaatccgcatattagaatgatttctgaaggatcatgtgacacttaagactggagtaacagctgataaaaattcagcttttcatcacaggaataaaatctattttaaagtatgttaaaataaaaaacattattttatattgtaaaaacattttgcaatattactgtttttttctatatttttaatcaaataaatgcagccttgatgagcataagagacttctttaaagactattacaagtcttactgaccccaaacttttgaacggtagtgtataacAAGATGATCTCTTAAAGTAACGCACACACATGTGGGCTGCTATTGGGAATCCTCAGGTCCTTCAAAGTACTGTAACTGAACTCAAGATGTCACTGTGTTTTAATCAGTGTGTGAAAGCAAAATCAAGCCTCTGAGTGAAAGAGAATGTGAGATGGAAAGTGAAATAGCAGACTCACAATCCAGCAGATCACTTAAAGGTGAAGGACTGAAACCTGTGAGACAGAACAGCAATCTGCAAGATCGACCCAGCAGTAAGTATATCAGTACAACTGAACAAGAACAACCCCCCTTCATATTTTGTATGatgacattcagacattttgTGGCCTAAAATGTTGCAAATACTTCCAAataagtttttagttttaaatatgatgttCTTTTCAATCACAGTGTCTGAAGACAAACTCAAACCTCAAGAAGACACTGGATACCTTGAGTTTGAACGACTGCAACTTGTGGAACAAAAAAGTAAGGAATTAGATAGCGAGGAATCAGATCCACCTAATGGTAAGAATACTTTCATGTAGAAATATgtagaaaatgttaattaagtAAGATGTTGTTACTCATTTCATGGGGgtagtggttcccaaccacgtttctagagccccccaacactgcaaatgttttccatgtctccttaatcaaactgattcagatcatcagctcattaacAGAGACTCCAAGatctgaaatgggtgtgtcagacaaagaaGAGATGGGAAATGTGTTGGGGGGAATTCCAGGAATgtgtttgggaaccactgacaTAGAAGTCCTAAAGGTAGAATGTATAAAAtgttgatcaaagctaaatcaCTATTTTCATCAAGAAATCTATTCTAAAACATTtgtaggaaaaaaaagataCCTAAAatattctgtctgtctcttccTCTTAAGAACTAAGTAATTCTATAAGTGGACTGTGACTGAACTACGGTGAGTTTTCGGGATTTTTCACGTTCCCTGttaagttttaattaaacaaaatgggCAATATAGACCTATATAAatcagtttaaaattaaaaaaaatgttctctacacagtctttgcaacatCCTACAAACACATGAATGCTCTACTGTGCTTGTAAATTGTTAAATTCTTATGCTTAACTCTTGCTTTCTCATCATCGACAAAATTTTCCGACATTTATGACGCAATGTTTTCCGGCAATCCATTTTGTCACTGATAGGGGGCATTCTCTAACACCATAGTTAAGTGAAAgtatgtgatgttttttttctatctcTCTTCCTCTTTTTATTCAGTTTCCTGGAGTGCAATGTGCCAGTATCCCtcagtactaaattaacatGTGACTGATGGGAAACACTTCATCTGATGGCAGTGCATGTGTTTCATAACTAACTGTATTAGTTTTCTTCAGCCAAGTGGTTTAGAGATTAAGCACAAAGTGAAAATCACATGATCACATTCCTGTGTAACGGTTCACATCACTGTGAAATAGAAAACCTTGTCTAAAGTACACTCACgagttttaaactttttttttttaaacta encodes:
- the LOC127152083 gene encoding uncharacterized protein LOC127152083 isoform X4 — encoded protein: MAQRQKRDGTFSYAAKQSTDSITRFRFVVFGSDEVLINEACDIILRSADRMNSTKHGTCEFREACVSGRHVSVVKSPAYQLEHLKMYLSFSRNRSIKRDMELCYSLVFPGPHAFLLVLGDVRNSGKEHYILQVLSDVFGQEALDYSMVLFMHEYRDSDISRNVCVRKCRKRFHILKNNEENVLKLFHDTTETMIKQRKGSFFTKHFDLLDKTEAYFKVEFDAKYEERESTLKGNLEEMKTSEENLRTKMTEMEKRNSENTRELQDLHKELDAHKTREIQLRMELDASISRENRLSQQIDALKKKKYELKEELYALRYYKRQLNEELTAFNEREREEFLLTKIQLQRNRLQEQKEVGLQASAQKVHDRQKPLDRREVELDESERKLLQTTGSQHGDHISTAGPLSRVSEDKLKPQEDTGYLEFERLQLVEQKSKELDSEESDPPNELSNSISGL
- the LOC127152083 gene encoding protein Hook homolog 3-like isoform X2, with amino-acid sequence MAQRQKRDGTFSYAAKQSTDSITRFRFVVFGSDEVLINEACDIILRSADRMNSTKHGTCEFREACVSGRHVSVVKSPAYQLEHLKMYLSFSRNRSIKRDMELCYSLVFPGPHAFLLVLGDVRNSGKEHYILQVLSDVFGQEALDYSMVLFMHEYRDSDISRNVCVRKCRKRFHILKNNEENVLKLFHDTTETMIKQRKGSFFTKHFDLLDKTEAYFKVEFDAKYEERESTLKGNLEEMKTSEENLRTKMTEMEKRNSENTRELQDLHKELDAHKTREIQLRMELDASISRENRLSQQIDALKKKKYELKEELYALRYYKRQLNEELTAFNEREREEFLLTKIQLQRNRLQEQKEVGLQASAQKVHDRQKPLDRREVELDESERKLLQTTGSQHGDHISTAGPLSRVSEDKLKPQEDTGSLEFEGLKLVRQNNKKSDPLDMCESKIKPLSERECEMESEIADSQSSRSLKGEGLKPVRQNSNLQDRPSMSEDKLKPQEDTGYLEFERLQLVEQKKLSNSISGL
- the LOC127152083 gene encoding protein Hook homolog 3-like isoform X1 translates to MAQRQKRDGTFSYAAKQSTDSITRFRFVVFGSDEVLINEACDIILRSADRMNSTKHGTCEFREACVSGRHVSVVKSPAYQLEHLKMYLSFSRNRSIKRDMELCYSLVFPGPHAFLLVLGDVRNSGKEHYILQVLSDVFGQEALDYSMVLFMHEYRDSDISRNVCVRKCRKRFHILKNNEENVLKLFHDTTETMIKQRKGSFFTKHFDLLDKTEAYFKVEFDAKYEERESTLKGNLEEMKTSEENLRTKMTEMEKRNSENTRELQDLHKELDAHKTREIQLRMELDASISRENRLSQQIDALKKKKYELKEELYALRYYKRQLNEELTAFNEREREEFLLTKIQLQRNRLQEQKEVGLQASAQKVHDRQKPLDRREVELDESERKLLQTTGSQHGDHISTAGPLSRVSEDKLKPQEDTGSLEFEGLKLVRQNNKKSDPLDMCESKIKPLSERECEMESEIADSQSSRSLKGEGLKPVRQNSNLQDRPSMSEDKLKPQEDTGYLEFERLQLVEQKSKELDSEESDPPNELSNSISGL
- the LOC127152083 gene encoding protein Hook homolog 3-like isoform X3; this translates as MAQRQKRDGTFSYAAKQSTDSITRFRFVVFGSDEVLINEACDIILRSADRMNSTKHGTCEFREACVSGRHVSVVKSPAYQLEHLKMYLSFSRNRSIKRDMELCYSLVFPGPHAFLLVLGDVRNSGKEHYILQVLSDVFGQEALDYSMVLFMHEYRDSDISRNVCVRKCRKRFHILKNNEENVLKLFHDTTETMIKQRKGSFFTKHFDLLDKTEAYFKVEFDAKYEERESTLKGNLEEMKTSEENLRTKMTEMEKRNSENTRELQDLHKELDAHKTREIQLRMELDASISRENRLSQQIDALKKKKYELKEELYALRYYKRQLNEELTAFNEREREEFLLTKIQLQRNRLQEQKEVGLQASAQKVHDRQKPLDRREVELDESERKLLQTTGSQHGDHISTAGPLSRVCESKIKPLSERECEMESEIADSQSSRSLKGEGLKPVRQNSNLQDRPSMSEDKLKPQEDTGYLEFERLQLVEQKSKELDSEESDPPNELSNSISGL